DNA from Mucilaginibacter mallensis:
CATTACAGTATCAAACCCCTTACCTGCGGCCATGGTTAACAGCAGGTCGGCATCCTGATTTTTTAAGGGATGCAGGGAGATGAACACATTCTGCCCATCAAAAAACTGCTGTAACAAACGGTTATTCAATAGTTCAACGCGCAGGGTATCAATATTATTGATCTTTTCCTGCCCGATAACAGACTCTAAAAGTTTGTTCTGATTAAAGATATCATAAAAGCTTTGTTCGTTGTTAAATTCAAATATTAATGCAGCATCATCCGGTATGGTGGCCATCAACTGGCTGGTATGCGACCCCGGCGTATTCAAATTTTTAAAATATACAACCGTAATATATGCAGCAGCTATCAGTAAAATTAAGGTGGTAATTACCAGTTTTTTCATTCAATAATTAATAATGCAATTTAGATTTTTAGCTGATAAAAAGCACTAAATATCGCTATTGCTTTTTCCATAGCGATGGGTTTAAAACCCATCGCTATGTTGTTTAAGAAAACGAGCCCTTGTGCGATTCCCCTCTTGAGAGGGGTGTAGGGGTGTGTCATTATACATGCGGAATAACACACCTCTGCAGCCGCACTGTCAACGCCCCCCTCTCAAGAGGGGAATCTTGATATTTCGAACATGCAAAGTTTTAAACCCATCGGTATCCCGATTAATATTTTAACGCATTCCCTTCGGATTTTTACCATGTGTCAATAAAGTAATACATTCAATTGGTTAACTTAGCCTTTTATCTCCTGATGAACAAACAAATCATAATTACAGCGTCTGTTTTTGGTATGCTGGCTGTTATAGCCGGCGCTTTTGGGGCGCACGGTTTAAAAGCTTATTTAGATGCTACGCAATTAGAAGTATGGCATACTGCAGTACAATACCAGTTTTATCATGTTTTTGCTTTGCTGTTTCTTTCAACATTTGCACACACCAAAAATAGGTTAATTAATGCCAGCTATTACCTTTTTACTTTAGGTATCGTCTTTTTTTCAGGGTCATTATACCTGCTGGCCTGCCGCGATCTGATCGGTTTAAGCTGGCTGTGGATAATGGGGCCTATAACCCCTATTGGCGGCTTGCTGTTTATTATTGGCTGGGCAACGCTGGCTATGGCCGCTTTTAAAAGTAAATGAGCACATCCATGTTAGAATTTGCCCAAGCCGAACATACCGACAGGGAAACACTTTTTGTAGAGGTGATATTGCCTTTGGCGATAGCGAAAAACTACACCTATCGTGTCCCTTATGAACTCAATGACAGCGTTGCCATTGGTAAACGCGCCGTTGTGCAGTTTGGTAAAAGCAAGCTCTACACCGCTATAATAGCCGGCATTGGCAAACAGGCCCCCGAAAAATATGAGGCTAAATATTTAGTTGAAATTTTGGATGACAAGCCCGTAGTAACCCATGAACAGCTACATTTT
Protein-coding regions in this window:
- a CDS encoding DUF423 domain-containing protein; this encodes MNKQIIITASVFGMLAVIAGAFGAHGLKAYLDATQLEVWHTAVQYQFYHVFALLFLSTFAHTKNRLINASYYLFTLGIVFFSGSLYLLACRDLIGLSWLWIMGPITPIGGLLFIIGWATLAMAAFKSK